A region of Micromonospora chokoriensis DNA encodes the following proteins:
- a CDS encoding MurR/RpiR family transcriptional regulator: MAKSPKISASQEPGGLIVHISGLLPSLSPAEQRVARLVVSDPAAAARRTITDLATAAETSEATVIRFCRSVGMDGYPQLRIRLAAEAARRIEPPDARVVGGDIPPGADLAQIIATIAFNDARAVEETAEQLDPAVCEQVVEAISGAGRIDIYGAGASGFVASDFQQKLHRIGRIAFYFPDVHTALTSAALLGRGDVAIGISHTGTTSDVIEVLEQARTRGAATVALTNFPRSPIADVADFVLTTAARETTYRSGATASRLAQLTVVDCLFVGVAARNRARARKALEATAEAVQSHRVGANRRRA, encoded by the coding sequence GTGGCGAAGAGTCCGAAGATTTCTGCGAGTCAGGAGCCCGGTGGGCTCATCGTCCACATCAGCGGGCTGTTGCCGTCGCTGTCGCCCGCCGAGCAGCGGGTTGCCCGGCTGGTCGTGTCCGACCCGGCTGCCGCCGCGCGGCGGACCATCACCGACCTCGCCACCGCAGCGGAGACATCCGAGGCGACAGTCATCCGATTCTGCCGTTCGGTCGGCATGGACGGTTACCCCCAGCTGCGCATCCGCCTCGCCGCCGAGGCCGCCCGCCGGATCGAGCCGCCGGACGCCCGGGTGGTCGGCGGTGACATCCCGCCCGGTGCCGACCTCGCCCAGATCATCGCCACCATCGCGTTCAACGACGCCCGAGCGGTCGAGGAGACCGCCGAGCAGCTCGACCCCGCCGTCTGCGAGCAGGTCGTCGAGGCGATCAGCGGCGCCGGTCGGATCGACATCTACGGCGCCGGCGCCAGCGGGTTCGTCGCCTCGGACTTCCAGCAGAAACTGCACCGCATCGGCCGGATCGCCTTCTACTTCCCGGACGTGCACACCGCGCTGACCTCCGCGGCCCTCCTCGGCCGGGGAGACGTGGCGATCGGCATCTCGCACACCGGCACCACCTCCGACGTGATCGAGGTGCTGGAGCAGGCCCGCACCCGGGGTGCCGCGACAGTGGCCCTGACCAACTTCCCGCGCTCGCCGATCGCCGACGTGGCGGACTTCGTGCTGACCACGGCGGCCCGGGAGACCACCTACCGCTCCGGCGCGACGGCCAGCCGGCTGGCCCAGCTCACCGTTGTCGACTGCCTCTTCGTCGGGGTGGCCGCCCGCAACCGTGCCCGGGCCCGCAAGGCCCTGGAGGCGACCGCCGAGGCGGTCCAGTCGCACCGGGTCGGTGCCAACCGGAGGCGGGCATGA
- a CDS encoding N-acetylmuramic acid 6-phosphate etherase, with amino-acid sequence MTAGAVEPDKDMPAPPARPAVRVGAPTERRNPLSVDLDLMSTRDVLTVINEADRRVPAAVTAVLDEIAATVDLAVAALRGGHRVHYFGAGTSGRLGVLDAAELAPTFNSPRHWFCAHLAGGPDAMWRAVEDAEDDDRGGAVEAASCVRAGDLAVGLAASGRTPYVLGALAAARAKGASTVLLCANPEAEAARSVDVFIGVDTGPEVVTGSTRMKAGTAQKLALNAFSTAVMVRLGRVYSNLMIDMVATNAKLRGRLISILVEATGCSEEVSQKALAEAGGDLKTALVSLVSGAEVDAARAALARSAHQVRGALALLAR; translated from the coding sequence ATGACGGCCGGCGCGGTGGAGCCGGACAAGGACATGCCAGCGCCACCCGCCCGCCCCGCCGTCCGGGTGGGCGCCCCCACCGAGCGGCGCAACCCCCTCAGCGTCGACCTCGACCTGATGTCGACCCGCGACGTCCTCACCGTGATCAACGAGGCGGACCGGCGGGTGCCGGCGGCGGTCACCGCGGTGCTCGACGAGATCGCCGCCACCGTCGACCTGGCCGTCGCGGCCCTGCGCGGCGGTCACCGGGTGCACTACTTCGGGGCCGGCACCTCCGGCCGCCTCGGGGTGCTCGACGCCGCCGAACTCGCCCCCACCTTCAACTCGCCCCGGCACTGGTTCTGCGCCCACCTCGCCGGTGGCCCGGACGCCATGTGGCGGGCCGTCGAGGACGCCGAGGACGACGACCGGGGCGGAGCGGTCGAGGCCGCCAGTTGCGTACGCGCCGGTGACCTCGCCGTCGGCCTGGCGGCCAGCGGACGCACCCCGTACGTCCTCGGGGCGCTCGCCGCAGCCCGCGCCAAGGGTGCTTCGACGGTGCTGCTCTGCGCCAATCCGGAGGCCGAGGCCGCCCGGTCGGTCGACGTGTTCATCGGGGTGGACACCGGACCCGAGGTGGTCACCGGGTCGACCCGGATGAAGGCGGGCACGGCGCAGAAGTTGGCGCTCAACGCGTTCTCGACAGCCGTCATGGTGCGACTGGGGCGGGTCTACTCGAACCTCATGATCGATATGGTCGCTACCAACGCGAAGCTCCGCGGACGATTGATCTCGATTCTGGTCGAGGCCACCGGCTGCTCCGAGGAGGTCTCCCAGAAGGCCCTCGCGGAGGCCGGCGGTGACCTGAAGACGGCGCTCGTCTCCCTGGTCTCCGGAGCCGAGGTCGACGCCGCCCGGGCCGCGCTGGCCCGATCCGCCCACCAGGTCCGCGGCGCCCTCGCCCTGCTCGCCCGCTGA
- a CDS encoding sigma-70 family RNA polymerase sigma factor, producing the protein MARNRATGASEGTVGNVDKNIGMRTDEVAEERDLVGVYLHEISRTPLLDAAKEVDLSKAIEAGLYAEHLLGEDAVPAGVDRADLEWLVVEGERAKDLFIRANLRLVVSIARRYVRSGMPMLDLIQEGNTGLVRAVEKFDYERGYKFSTYATWWIRQAISRAIAQQERTVRLPVHLVEDVNRMRNVARQLTRELGSDPEPEQIAAALGVTVERVNELRRWSQDTVSLDTPVGDDGDTNLGDLVADSDAPSPEDIVLSGLERQRIEGLLNHLDDRSAGIMRARYGLEDGREHSLTEVASRFSLSRERIRQLEIQALGRLRELARAEGLQAA; encoded by the coding sequence ATGGCAAGGAACCGGGCAACCGGCGCGAGCGAGGGGACCGTGGGCAACGTGGACAAGAACATCGGCATGCGAACCGACGAGGTTGCCGAGGAGCGCGACCTGGTCGGCGTCTACCTGCACGAGATCTCCCGGACGCCACTGCTGGACGCCGCCAAGGAGGTCGATCTCTCCAAGGCGATCGAGGCCGGCCTCTACGCCGAGCACCTGCTCGGTGAGGATGCCGTTCCCGCCGGTGTCGACCGGGCCGACCTGGAGTGGCTGGTCGTCGAGGGGGAGCGCGCGAAGGATCTCTTCATCCGCGCCAACCTGCGACTGGTCGTGTCGATCGCCCGCCGTTACGTGCGTTCGGGCATGCCCATGCTGGATCTGATCCAGGAGGGCAACACCGGCCTGGTCCGGGCGGTCGAGAAGTTCGACTACGAGCGCGGCTACAAGTTCTCCACCTACGCGACGTGGTGGATCCGCCAGGCGATCAGCCGGGCGATCGCCCAGCAGGAGCGCACCGTCCGTCTGCCGGTTCACCTGGTGGAGGACGTCAACCGGATGCGCAACGTGGCCCGGCAGTTGACCCGTGAGCTGGGCAGCGACCCGGAGCCGGAGCAGATCGCGGCAGCGCTCGGCGTCACCGTCGAGCGGGTCAACGAGTTGCGCCGCTGGTCGCAGGACACCGTCTCGCTGGACACCCCGGTGGGCGACGACGGCGACACGAACCTCGGTGACCTGGTCGCCGACAGTGACGCCCCGTCGCCGGAGGACATCGTCCTCAGCGGTCTGGAGCGGCAGCGCATCGAGGGGCTGCTCAACCACCTCGACGACCGGTCCGCCGGCATCATGCGGGCCCGCTACGGGCTGGAGGACGGCCGGGAGCACTCGCTCACCGAGGTCGCCTCCCGGTTCTCGCTCTCCCGCGAGCGCATTCGACAGCTGGAGATCCAGGCGCTCGGCCGGCTGCGTGAGCTGGCCCGGGCAGAGGGGCTACAGGCAGCCTGA
- a CDS encoding C40 family peptidase, translating to MSSLKNLLRTMALAGMSAALIAPTVVAYAEPSPADLTRRIEASSTELERVVESYNKLREEIKTNEAAVARLQARIGPLEQQARQSQADVAELASTAYKSGGLRTADALLGSEGATALLDRLGTLDQLTRQRQERISGYTADQRRLLDEKARLDATLTKQAAQARQLATARKQIEQDLAKLYEMRRQAYGAATERPEPRAPAAEAKNVPAVAGDAGAAVRYAFGALGKPYVWAGDGPNGYDCSGLTSAAWRAAGRSLPHNTRMQWSAVAHIGRGDLRPGDLVFYSGLGHVALYVGDGQVIDAPSAGRNVLKRGMNMMPIQGYGRVR from the coding sequence TTGTCATCCCTGAAAAACCTGCTGCGCACCATGGCGCTGGCCGGCATGTCGGCCGCGCTGATCGCCCCGACGGTGGTGGCCTACGCCGAGCCGTCCCCCGCCGACCTGACCCGCCGGATCGAGGCGTCCTCGACCGAGCTGGAGCGGGTCGTCGAGTCGTACAACAAACTGCGTGAGGAGATCAAGACAAACGAAGCCGCGGTGGCCCGATTACAGGCCCGCATCGGCCCGCTGGAACAGCAGGCCAGGCAGAGCCAGGCTGACGTGGCCGAGTTGGCCAGCACCGCGTACAAGAGCGGCGGTCTGCGGACCGCCGACGCCCTGCTGGGTTCCGAGGGCGCCACGGCTCTGCTGGACCGCCTCGGCACCCTCGACCAGCTGACCCGCCAGCGGCAGGAGCGCATCTCCGGCTACACGGCCGACCAGCGACGGCTGCTGGACGAGAAGGCCCGGCTGGACGCCACACTGACCAAGCAGGCCGCGCAGGCCCGCCAGCTCGCGACGGCCAGGAAGCAGATCGAGCAGGATCTGGCCAAGCTGTACGAGATGCGTCGCCAGGCGTACGGGGCAGCCACCGAGCGACCCGAACCCCGGGCCCCGGCGGCCGAGGCCAAGAACGTGCCCGCGGTGGCCGGTGACGCCGGCGCCGCGGTGCGCTACGCGTTCGGCGCGCTCGGCAAGCCGTACGTGTGGGCCGGCGACGGGCCGAACGGCTACGACTGTTCCGGGCTCACCTCAGCGGCCTGGCGGGCGGCCGGACGGTCGCTGCCGCACAACACGCGGATGCAGTGGAGCGCGGTCGCCCACATCGGTCGAGGTGACCTACGGCCGGGTGACCTGGTGTTCTACAGCGGGCTGGGGCACGTCGCCCTGTACGTGGGCGACGGTCAGGTGATCGACGCGCCGAGCGCCGGCCGCAACGTGCTCAAGCGGGGCATGAACATGATGCCCATTCAGGGCTACGGTCGGGTCCGCTAG
- a CDS encoding DUF6232 family protein: MEREGAGTRPSRTAPGARSTLLYARPGIIVTVDRFTAGRTSYQVADLTHLRTTRGPHDRIAVRAVVVTTCMLGGVGLLLGFTGGLYRLTAGAYLILGAVFLLPAVLAMVGDRWRPPPHELWGWYRGAEVLLFSADDERQFGQVTRALLRAREVNRYGGWVDPLASAEPWRPNR; this comes from the coding sequence GTGGAACGTGAAGGCGCGGGAACACGGCCGTCGCGAACGGCGCCGGGCGCCCGGTCGACCCTGCTGTACGCGCGGCCCGGCATCATCGTGACCGTCGACCGGTTCACGGCCGGCCGAACCAGCTACCAGGTGGCCGACCTGACCCACCTGCGTACCACCCGAGGCCCGCACGACCGGATCGCCGTCCGGGCCGTCGTCGTCACCACCTGCATGCTCGGCGGTGTCGGCCTGCTCCTCGGCTTCACCGGTGGTCTGTACCGCCTGACCGCCGGGGCGTACCTCATTCTCGGCGCGGTCTTCCTGCTCCCCGCCGTGCTGGCGATGGTCGGTGATCGCTGGCGTCCACCGCCCCACGAACTGTGGGGGTGGTACCGGGGCGCCGAGGTGCTGCTGTTCAGCGCCGACGACGAGCGGCAGTTCGGCCAGGTCACGCGAGCCCTGCTGCGGGCCCGGGAGGTCAACCGGTACGGCGGGTGGGTCGACCCCCTCGCCTCGGCCGAACCGTGGCGGCCGAACCGTTGA
- a CDS encoding DUF3817 domain-containing protein translates to MGAALTRYRVIAWIVGVVLILLVVIGMPLKYAFDNPVVVETIGPAHGFLYMVYLVAAFDLSRRADWPLKRMLLVMLAGTVPFVSFYAERRVSAWVAAPQEQRSPEPVAS, encoded by the coding sequence GTGGGCGCTGCCCTTACCCGGTACCGCGTGATCGCCTGGATCGTGGGCGTGGTCCTGATCCTGCTGGTCGTGATCGGCATGCCGCTCAAGTACGCGTTCGACAACCCGGTCGTGGTCGAGACGATCGGGCCGGCGCACGGCTTCCTCTACATGGTCTACCTGGTGGCCGCGTTCGACCTGAGCCGTCGTGCCGACTGGCCGCTGAAGCGGATGCTGCTGGTGATGCTGGCCGGCACCGTGCCGTTCGTCTCCTTCTACGCCGAGCGCCGGGTCAGCGCCTGGGTGGCCGCGCCGCAGGAGCAGCGGTCGCCGGAGCCGGTCGCGAGCTGA
- a CDS encoding DUF6158 family protein, producing the protein MMTGSVREDGYASSGNTEMSPEQRMPEWGGDDLADPAGTAGLDGDLPGVDPTELTDEDLIREMHSLHRTRLDTLRHAADSALANHLRRTAELETEYLARHPGREVDPSRLRDA; encoded by the coding sequence ATCATGACCGGATCGGTACGTGAGGACGGCTACGCGTCCAGCGGCAACACCGAGATGAGCCCGGAGCAGCGGATGCCCGAGTGGGGCGGCGACGACCTGGCCGACCCGGCCGGCACCGCGGGCCTCGACGGCGATCTGCCCGGCGTCGACCCGACGGAGCTGACCGACGAGGATCTGATCCGCGAGATGCACAGCCTGCACCGCACCCGCCTCGACACCCTGCGGCACGCGGCGGATTCCGCGCTCGCCAACCACCTGCGGCGTACCGCGGAACTGGAGACCGAATACCTGGCCCGCCACCCGGGCCGGGAGGTCGACCCCAGCCGCCTGCGGGACGCCTGA
- a CDS encoding SRPBCC family protein: MPARAVRGMSAPPEVVFNTATDPDRASSWLPEPLRGDGSPAAEIDGEELRARWGDGDDWSAEIRVEPADAGGARIQLDLADGSGDPGPDQLADEALTNLAREVADNLQAG; this comes from the coding sequence ATGCCGGCGCGCGCCGTGCGCGGCATGTCCGCGCCACCCGAGGTGGTCTTCAACACGGCCACCGACCCGGACCGCGCCTCGTCCTGGCTGCCGGAGCCGCTGCGCGGCGACGGGAGCCCCGCCGCCGAGATCGACGGCGAGGAACTGCGCGCGCGCTGGGGCGACGGCGACGACTGGTCCGCCGAGATCCGGGTGGAGCCGGCCGATGCCGGCGGCGCCCGGATCCAGCTCGACCTGGCCGACGGGTCGGGCGACCCCGGCCCGGACCAGCTGGCCGACGAGGCACTCACCAACCTGGCACGCGAGGTTGCCGACAACCTCCAGGCCGGCTGA
- a CDS encoding DUF1360 domain-containing protein, with the protein MGGERVSDTGLRDKAARLRRAYAPHEHRPLGGYLVAMGAYAGVTGALAGLVKVTGRPVPERPAPSDVVLLSIATHKLSRLLSKDAVTSPLRAPFTRYDRPIGSGEVMEQVRDSGSPTRHAIGELLSCPFCLAVWVATGLTGGLVLAPRLTRLVATALTAVAASDFLQMAYATAQQAAEGGHDDD; encoded by the coding sequence ATGGGAGGAGAACGGGTGAGCGACACCGGCCTGCGAGACAAGGCGGCGCGGTTGCGGCGGGCGTACGCGCCGCACGAACACCGGCCGCTCGGCGGCTACCTGGTGGCGATGGGCGCCTACGCCGGGGTGACCGGCGCGCTCGCCGGCCTGGTCAAGGTGACCGGCCGGCCGGTGCCGGAGCGTCCCGCGCCGTCCGACGTGGTGCTGCTCTCCATCGCCACCCACAAGCTGAGTCGGCTGCTGTCCAAGGACGCGGTGACGAGCCCTCTACGGGCGCCGTTCACCCGTTACGACCGCCCGATCGGCAGCGGCGAGGTGATGGAGCAGGTCCGTGACTCGGGCAGTCCCACCCGGCACGCCATCGGCGAGTTGCTGAGCTGTCCGTTCTGCCTGGCGGTCTGGGTGGCCACGGGGCTGACCGGCGGTCTGGTGCTCGCGCCCCGGCTGACCCGGCTGGTGGCCACCGCCCTGACCGCTGTCGCCGCGTCCGACTTCCTCCAGATGGCGTACGCGACGGCGCAGCAGGCGGCCGAGGGCGGGCACGACGACGACTGA
- a CDS encoding 3-deoxy-7-phosphoheptulonate synthase: MTTPETDRVSDQRIDRVVPLTTPALLHHELPLDASLASAVLNGRRAVGRVLDREDDRLLVVVGPCSVHDPAAALEYAERLRGTADRLADDLLIVMRVYFEKPRSTVGWKGLINDPGLDGSGDVNTGLRLARALLLDVLRLGLPVGCEFLDPITPQYIADTVAWGAIGARTVESQVHRQLASGLSMPIGMKNRPDGSIGTAVDAIRAAGVPHVFPGIDFSGTPAIMHTRGNTDGHLVLRGGGGRPNYDAESVAGAIDLLRAAGLPERLVIDASHANSGKDHRNQPLVAADVAAQMAAGQRGITGVMLESFLLPGRQDLDPTRELEYGRSVTDACLGWDDTAEVLDHLASAVRARRATLPTTV; the protein is encoded by the coding sequence GTGACGACCCCGGAGACCGATCGGGTCAGCGATCAGCGGATCGACCGCGTCGTGCCGCTGACCACGCCCGCCCTGCTGCATCACGAGTTACCCCTGGACGCATCCCTCGCCTCGGCCGTGCTGAACGGCCGCCGCGCCGTCGGTCGCGTGCTCGACCGCGAGGACGACCGCCTGCTGGTGGTGGTCGGCCCCTGCTCGGTGCACGACCCGGCCGCCGCCCTCGAATACGCCGAGCGTCTGCGCGGCACCGCCGACCGGCTGGCCGACGACCTTCTGATCGTCATGCGGGTCTACTTCGAGAAGCCCCGTTCCACGGTCGGCTGGAAGGGCCTGATCAACGACCCGGGCCTGGACGGCAGCGGGGACGTCAACACCGGCCTGCGGCTGGCCCGGGCGCTGCTTCTCGACGTGCTGCGCCTCGGTCTGCCGGTGGGTTGTGAGTTCCTCGACCCGATCACCCCGCAGTACATCGCGGACACGGTGGCCTGGGGTGCGATCGGCGCCCGCACCGTGGAGAGCCAGGTGCACCGGCAGCTCGCCTCCGGCCTGTCCATGCCGATCGGCATGAAGAACCGCCCCGATGGCAGCATCGGCACCGCCGTGGACGCGATCCGCGCCGCCGGAGTGCCGCATGTCTTCCCCGGCATCGACTTCTCCGGCACTCCGGCGATCATGCACACCCGCGGCAACACGGACGGGCACCTGGTGCTGCGCGGCGGGGGCGGGCGGCCCAACTACGACGCGGAGTCGGTCGCCGGCGCGATCGACCTGCTCCGCGCGGCCGGGCTGCCGGAGCGCCTGGTGATCGACGCCAGCCACGCCAACAGCGGCAAGGACCACCGTAACCAGCCGCTGGTCGCCGCGGACGTGGCCGCCCAGATGGCTGCCGGGCAGCGTGGGATCACCGGCGTGATGCTGGAGTCGTTCCTCCTGCCCGGCCGGCAGGATCTCGACCCGACCCGGGAGCTGGAGTACGGCCGTTCGGTCACCGACGCCTGCCTCGGCTGGGACGACACCGCCGAGGTGCTCGATCACCTGGCCTCTGCCGTGCGGGCGCGACGGGCCACCCTCCCGACGACGGTGTGA
- a CDS encoding phosphodiesterase encodes MTVTPPPSRLATAVERAAAALSRRRGRLLHPAGRSFTGEMMIWGTPGPPTGAGLLDDPGRYRATVRLSKGTPTPGSWPDVLGLAVRLHRDGGHPFDLLVSSSGAAPLLRNLPLPRRDFTGTYTSIMGYRVGPRRIWLAALADPDSVGLGRGLSAVAAATRTDTPRLVLAVASAVGPWRPVGEISIGAQLDAEEDAALAFDPVRNLPPDLRVAGPLGWLREQTYRGSRRARGADAQSGGSTATTV; translated from the coding sequence ATGACCGTCACCCCGCCCCCGTCCCGGCTCGCCACCGCCGTCGAACGCGCCGCCGCCGCGCTCAGCCGACGCCGCGGCCGGTTGCTGCATCCGGCCGGTCGCTCCTTCACCGGCGAGATGATGATCTGGGGTACGCCCGGACCACCCACCGGGGCCGGTCTGCTGGACGACCCCGGCCGGTACCGGGCGACCGTCCGGCTCTCCAAGGGCACCCCGACGCCCGGCAGTTGGCCGGACGTGCTCGGCCTCGCGGTACGCCTGCACCGCGACGGCGGCCATCCGTTCGACCTGCTGGTCAGTTCCAGTGGCGCGGCCCCGCTGCTGCGTAACCTGCCGCTGCCCCGGCGCGACTTCACCGGGACGTACACCTCGATCATGGGTTACCGCGTGGGCCCACGCCGGATCTGGCTGGCCGCGCTGGCCGACCCTGACTCGGTCGGCCTCGGCCGCGGCCTGAGCGCGGTGGCCGCCGCGACCCGGACGGACACGCCGCGACTGGTGCTCGCTGTCGCGTCCGCCGTGGGGCCGTGGCGGCCGGTTGGGGAGATCAGCATCGGCGCCCAGCTCGACGCCGAGGAGGATGCCGCGCTCGCGTTCGACCCGGTGCGCAACCTGCCACCCGACCTGCGGGTGGCCGGCCCTCTGGGCTGGCTGCGGGAGCAGACCTACCGGGGGTCACGCCGGGCTCGCGGCGCGGACGCTCAGTCCGGGGGTTCGACAGCGACCACCGTCTGA
- a CDS encoding M16 family metallopeptidase, which produces MPDSGYPWPIETSRLDNGLRVVVSEDRTAPAVAVNLWYDVGSRHEPAGQTGFAHLFEHLMFEGSVNVAKTEHMKLIQGSGGSLNATTNPDRTNYFETVPAEHLELALWLEADRMGGLVPALTQETLDNQREVVKNERRQRYENVPYGDAWLRLLPLLYPPGHPYHHATIGSMADLNAADLATFQAFHQTYYAPNNSVLTVVGDATASDVFALADKYFGALPPRDDIPPAPDGRSVPATGQTAVESVSADVPAPRVYIAHRSYPFGSAEYNVITVLATVLGSGRGSRLYQRLADGERIAQPDLVGAYGVDLAHAPAPLIATATARPGVSGERLAEGLAEVVDELATVPVTAAELDRAKALLSTGWWRQLSTVDGRADLLGRYATQFGDPARVADQLPGLLAVTAEQIAEAAAEVLTTDRVILTYLPEETS; this is translated from the coding sequence ATGCCCGACAGTGGTTACCCCTGGCCCATCGAGACGTCCCGACTGGACAACGGCCTGCGCGTGGTGGTGAGTGAGGACCGCACCGCGCCGGCGGTGGCGGTCAACCTCTGGTATGACGTCGGCTCCCGGCACGAGCCGGCCGGGCAGACCGGCTTCGCCCACCTCTTCGAGCACCTGATGTTCGAGGGCTCGGTCAACGTCGCCAAGACCGAGCACATGAAGTTGATCCAGGGCTCCGGCGGCTCGCTGAACGCCACCACCAACCCGGACCGGACCAACTACTTCGAGACGGTCCCGGCCGAGCACCTGGAGTTGGCGCTCTGGTTGGAGGCCGACCGGATGGGCGGCCTGGTCCCGGCGCTCACCCAGGAGACGCTGGACAACCAGCGCGAGGTGGTGAAGAACGAGCGCCGGCAACGCTACGAGAACGTTCCGTACGGGGACGCCTGGCTGCGGTTGCTGCCGCTGCTCTACCCGCCGGGGCACCCCTACCATCACGCGACGATCGGCTCGATGGCTGACTTGAACGCCGCCGACCTTGCCACTTTCCAGGCGTTCCACCAGACCTACTACGCGCCCAACAACTCGGTCCTCACAGTGGTCGGCGACGCCACCGCCTCGGACGTGTTCGCGTTGGCCGACAAGTACTTCGGGGCGCTGCCCCCGCGCGACGACATCCCGCCGGCCCCGGACGGGCGCAGTGTCCCGGCCACCGGGCAGACGGCGGTCGAGTCGGTGAGCGCGGACGTGCCGGCGCCCCGGGTGTACATCGCCCACCGCAGCTACCCGTTCGGCAGCGCGGAATACAACGTGATCACCGTGCTCGCCACAGTCCTCGGCAGTGGCCGGGGCAGCCGGCTCTACCAGCGGCTCGCCGACGGTGAGCGGATCGCCCAGCCGGACCTGGTCGGGGCGTACGGGGTGGACCTCGCGCACGCCCCGGCACCGCTGATCGCCACCGCCACCGCCCGCCCCGGGGTGAGCGGCGAGCGGCTGGCCGAAGGGCTGGCCGAGGTCGTCGACGAGTTGGCCACCGTGCCGGTCACCGCCGCCGAACTTGACCGGGCCAAGGCGCTGCTGAGCACCGGGTGGTGGCGGCAGCTGTCCACGGTGGACGGCCGGGCGGACCTGCTCGGCCGGTACGCCACCCAGTTCGGTGACCCGGCCCGCGTCGCCGACCAGTTGCCGGGCCTGCTCGCGGTGACCGCCGAGCAGATCGCCGAGGCCGCCGCCGAGGTGCTCACCACCGACCGGGTCATCCTGACCTACCTGCCCGAGGAGACCTCATGA
- a CDS encoding M16 family metallopeptidase, with translation MTLIADRPGPGAARPYRFPAVVRRSVAGGQVVAAHLPGQNLAVALLLLDVGAGREPVGKEGLSGVLAKALEEGTAQRDAAAYALAVEGLGTALTTGLDWDSFQASVVIPVDRLSAAVELLAEAVRTPRLDPADVRRVRDDEATALRMDWANPGPRADAALRADLFGAENRWGRPLHGDPESVAGLDVEDVTVFHSEWFLRPGTLVVAGDLDRIDLDALAAAAFAGTGGGPADRGGPIEVPLHTGRRIILVDRPGSVQSTLRLGHPSPYRAHPDHVPMTLAGTVLGGAFTSRLNHLLREVHGYTYGIRGEFASSRRFGRFAVSSGVQTAVTAPALVEAVGEITRTQATGVTEDELEVARSWRAGQLSVELQSPRAIASALTTLVVHDLPDDYHARLRESLLAADVDQVSAAAATHLHPEALTLVVEGDAAVIRDDLTAANLGDLIA, from the coding sequence ATGACGTTGATCGCCGACCGTCCCGGCCCGGGCGCCGCCCGCCCGTACCGGTTCCCGGCGGTGGTCCGCCGCTCCGTGGCCGGTGGTCAGGTCGTGGCCGCGCACCTGCCGGGGCAGAACCTCGCCGTGGCCCTGCTGCTGCTCGACGTGGGAGCGGGCCGGGAGCCGGTCGGCAAGGAGGGTCTGTCCGGTGTGCTGGCCAAGGCTCTCGAAGAGGGGACCGCGCAGCGGGACGCCGCCGCGTACGCGCTCGCTGTCGAAGGGCTCGGTACCGCGTTGACGACCGGGCTGGACTGGGACTCGTTCCAGGCCAGCGTGGTGATCCCGGTGGACCGGCTCAGCGCGGCCGTGGAACTGCTCGCCGAGGCCGTCCGGACGCCCCGACTGGACCCCGCCGACGTGCGCCGGGTCCGCGACGACGAGGCGACCGCGTTGCGGATGGACTGGGCCAACCCGGGACCGCGCGCCGACGCGGCGTTGCGCGCCGACCTGTTCGGCGCGGAGAACCGCTGGGGACGTCCCCTGCACGGCGACCCGGAATCGGTCGCCGGGTTGGACGTGGAGGACGTCACGGTCTTCCACTCCGAGTGGTTCCTGCGCCCCGGCACCCTTGTCGTCGCCGGGGACCTGGACCGGATCGACCTGGACGCGCTCGCCGCCGCGGCGTTCGCCGGCACGGGAGGCGGGCCGGCCGACCGGGGCGGCCCGATCGAGGTGCCGCTGCACACCGGCCGGCGGATCATCCTGGTGGACAGGCCCGGTTCGGTGCAGTCCACGCTGCGACTCGGCCACCCGTCGCCGTACCGGGCGCACCCCGACCACGTGCCGATGACGCTCGCCGGCACGGTGCTCGGCGGGGCGTTCACGTCCCGGCTCAACCACCTGCTCCGCGAGGTGCACGGCTACACGTACGGCATCCGGGGTGAATTCGCGTCGTCCCGGCGGTTCGGGCGGTTCGCCGTCAGCTCCGGCGTGCAGACGGCCGTCACCGCGCCGGCCCTGGTGGAGGCGGTGGGTGAGATCACCCGTACCCAGGCCACCGGGGTCACCGAGGACGAGTTGGAGGTGGCCCGGTCCTGGCGGGCGGGGCAGCTCTCGGTCGAGTTGCAGAGCCCTCGGGCGATCGCCTCCGCGTTGACCACGCTCGTCGTACACGATCTGCCGGACGACTATCACGCCCGGCTGCGGGAGTCGCTGCTGGCGGCGGACGTCGACCAGGTCTCCGCAGCGGCGGCCACCCACCTGCACCCGGAGGCGTTGACCCTGGTCGTCGAAGGTGACGCCGCCGTCATCCGCGACGACCTGACGGCAGCGAACCTGGGCGACCTGATCGCCTGA